In Anoplopoma fimbria isolate UVic2021 breed Golden Eagle Sablefish chromosome 12, Afim_UVic_2022, whole genome shotgun sequence, one DNA window encodes the following:
- the pgd gene encoding 6-phosphogluconate dehydrogenase, decarboxylating encodes MAQADIALIGLAVMGQNLIMNMNDHGFVVCAYNRTVSKVHDFLKNEAKGSKVIGAESLEDMVSKLKKPRRIILLVKAGQAVDDFIDKLVPLLESGDIIVDGGNSEYRDTTRRCKSLKEKGLLFVGSGVSGGEEGARYGPSLMPGGHQEAWPHLKDIFQSIAAKVGTGEPCCDWVGDEGAGHFVKMVHNGIEYGDMQLICEAYHLMKDVLGMDHDEMAQAFDSWNKTELDSFLIEITANIFKYRDSDGTHLLPKIRDSAGQKGTGKWTAISALEYGTPVTLIGEAVFARCLSSLKDERVEASRSLSGPQGVKFSGDKAAFLEDIRKALYASKIISYAQGFMLLRQAAKEFGWSLNYGAIALMWRGGCIIRSVFLGKIKEAFDRDAELQNLLLDTFFSNAVQDCQESWRRTVSTGVQHGIPMPCFTTALSFYDGYRHEKLPANLLQAQRDYFGAHTYELLSNPGHFIHTNWTGHGGNVSSSSYNA; translated from the exons ATGGCTCA AGCAGACATTGCACTGATTGGTTTGGCTGTCATGGGCCAAAACCTCATCATGAACATGAACGACCATGGCTTCGTG GTCTGTGCTTACAACCGAACCGTGTCCAAGGTGCATGACTTCCTTAAGAATGAGGCGAAGGGCTCCAAGGTGATCGGAGCCGAGTCTCTGGAGGACATGGTGTCCAAGCTGAAGAAGCCCAGGAGGATCATCCTGCTCGTCAAGGCAGGACAGGCTGTGGATGACTTCATCGACAAACTG GTTCCTCTACTTGAGTCTGGGGATATCATCGTCGATGGTGGCAACTCTGAATACAGAGACACAACA CGGCGGTGTAAGAGTCTGAAAGAGAAGGGCTTGCTGTTTGTCGGCAGTGGGGTCAGTGGTGGAGAGGAAGGGGCGCGTTATGGACCCTCACTCATGCCGGGAGGACACCAAGAGGCCTG gccaCACTTAAAAGACATCTTCCAGAGCATCGCTGCCAAGGTCGGAACAGGAGAACCTTGTTGTGACTGG GTTGGAGATGAGGGTGCAGGTCATTTTGTGAAAATGGTCCATAATGGCATTGAGTACGGCGACATGCAGCTGATTTGTGAGGCCTATCACCTCATGAAGGATGTTCTGGGTATGGACCACGATGAAATGGCACAG GCTTTCGACAGCTGGAACAAGACAGAGTTGGACTCCTTCCTGATCGAGATCACGGCTAACATCTTTAAATACAGGGACTCTGATGGTACACATCTCTTGCCCAAGATCCGCGACAGTGCTGGACAGAAAGGCACAGGGAAGTGGACGGCCATTTCAGCGCTGGAGTACGGCACACCTGTGACTCTGATCG GAGAGGCTGTCTTTGCCAGATGCCTGTCCTCTCTGAAGGATGAGAGAGTGGAGGCCAGCCGCAGCCTTTCAGGGCCACAGGGGGTTAAATTCAGCGGCGACAAGGCCGCCTTCCTGGAGGACATCAGAAAG GCTCTCTACGCCTCCAAGATCATTTCCTACGCGCAGGGCTTCATGCTGCTGCGGCAGGCAGCCAAAGAGTTCGGCTGGTCCCTCAACTACGGCGCAATCGCTCTCATGTGGAGAGGAGGCTGCATCATCCGAAG TGTCTTCTTGGGTAAAATCAAAGAGGCGTTTGACAGGGACGCTGAGTTGCAGAACTTGTTGCTGGACACTTTCTTCAGTAATGCTGTGCAGGACTGTCAG gagtCATGGCGCAGAACAGTCAGCACTGGAGTCCAGCATGGCATCCCCATGCCCTGTTTCACCACAGCTCTGTCCTTCTATGATGGTTACAGACATGAAAAGCTGCCAGCCAACCTCCTCCAG gCCCAGAGGGACTACTTTGGAGCCCACACATATGAACTGCTGTCAAACCCCGGCCATTTCATCCACACCAACTGGACCGGCCATGGTGGAAatgtctcctcttcatcctACAATGCTTAA